Below is a genomic region from Gemmatimonadaceae bacterium.
CAGCGCACGCGATTCATCGGCCGCGCGCGCGGCTACCACGGCGTCGGCTTCGGCGGCATCGCTGTCGGAGGCATCGAAGCGAATCGCAAGCAGTTCGCGGCCCAACTGCTGCCGGGGATAGATCATCTACCACACACGCACGACGCGGCGCGCAACGCCTTCAGCAAGGGACAACCGGCGCACGGCGCCGAATTGGCGAATGCGCTCGAGGACATGGTGGCGAAGCATGGTGCGGAGACGATCGCCGCGGTGATCGTCGAGCCGATGGCCGGATCGACCGGCGTGCTCGTTCCGCCGAAGGGATATCTCGAGCGGCTGCGCGAGATCTGCGACGCCCACGGCATCCTGCTGATCTTCGACGAAGTGATCACGGGCTTCGGCCGATTGGCGGCGCCGTTCGCGGCGACGCGCTTCAACGTCGTGCCCGATATGCTGACCGTCGCGAAGGGTGTCACGAACGCCACCGTGCCGATGGGTGCGGTCGCGGTACGCAATCAGATTTACGACGCCGTCGTGAACGGCACGAACGCGGGCATCGAGCTCTTTCATGGATACACGTATTCCGGCCATCCGCTTGCCGCGGCCGCTGGGCTCGCGACGCTCGAGGTGTATCGCAGCGAAGGATTGTTCGAACGCGCCGCGTCGCTCGAGTCGTACTGGGCGGATGCCGTCCATTCGCTCCGCGGCGCGCCGCACGTCATCGACATTCGGAACATCGGCCTCGTCGCGGGCATCGAGCTCGAGGCGCGGCCCAATGCCGCCGGCGCGCGCGGATTCGAATCGTTCCTCAAATGCTTCGAGTCGGGCGTCATGATTCGGTCGACGGCCGACACACTCGCGCTGTCGCCGCCGCTGATCATCGAGAAGCAACAGATCGATCAGCTCGTCGATGCCGTTTCGAAGGCGGTCCGTCAGGTTGCGTAAGCCTGTCGGACGTCGCAGCGTCACCCTCGCGATCGGCGGCATCATCGCGGTCGCCGCATCCTGCACATTGCAGGATTCTTCCAAAGGCGCCGACTCGGCGAACGTGGTCACGGGCGCGACCGGCTCGCGCGCGCGCGGATGGAATCCGGAAACGTGGCGTCCGCCGGTCGTCGACAGTACGCCGGACGATCCATTCGAGGTGTCGGTGTTTCGTGGGTTGTCGATCATCACGCACGTGCACGACAGCCTGCCCGCGTACACGAACAGCAATCTCAATTGCACGAGCTGTCATCTCGACGAAGGACGGCGCGGCAACGCCGCGCCGCTCGTCGGCGTGTTCGCGCGCTTTCCGAAGTACATGGATCGCAGCAATGCCGTCGTGCCGATCGAGGACCGTATCAACTATTGCTTCACGCGGAGCCTCGCCGGCTCCAAGCTGCCCGCCGACAGCCGCGAGATGCAGGACATCGTCGCCTATCTGGCGTACATCTCGCGCGGCGTGCCGAACGGCGAGCACGTGAAGGATGAAGGCATGGCGAAGATGCCGCCGATGACGGGCGACTCGGCGCGCGGCCGCACGGTGTTCGTGGACAACTGCGCGCGATGTCACGGCAACAACGGCGGCGGCATGGGACCGATACCCGCGCTGTGGGGTCCGCGGTCGTTCAGCATCGGCGCGTCGATGGCGCGCGTCGAGCGCGCCGCGTCGTTCATTCGCCACAACATGCCGTGGGATCGGCCCGGCACGCTCACCGACGCGCAGGCGTACGACGTGGCGGCGTACATCACGTCGCTGCCGCGGCCCGACTCACCCGGCAAGGAAACGGATTGGCCGCAGGGCGGCGCACCCGCGGATGTCCCGTACGGCACGAAGGGCCACAAGGCGTTCCATCCACCGAAGTTGATTCCGCGCACCACGAACCCGTCGGCGGCGATCGTCGCCGCGCCGGCGTCGGTACTTCGCAGGTAATTAAGGAATACTCATGAGCGATCCATCAATCAGTCGCCGCGCGCTGTTGGCCGGCGCGGCAACAGCGGCCGGTGGCGTGCTGCTGACCAACCTGCCGCTCGATGCCCAGCAACAAGCGGCTCACATTGCGCAGCAGCCGGCGGGGCCGACCCAGTCGCCGCCCGACCCGACCAAGGCACCCGGGACTCCGACCACTGCCGTCGGCGAGCGCTCGCCATTCGTGCAGCCGCAGCGCGCACCGGTCGGCGAGATCACGGGCACCACGCTCACGCCATTGCAGGATCTCGCCGGCACGATCACGCCGTCCGATCTGCACTTCGCGCGCATTCACGCCGGCATTCCCACGATCGACCCGGCGAAGCACACGCTGCTCATTCACGGACTGGTCGATCGTCCGCTCGAGCTGACCATGGCGGATCTCAAGCGCTTTCCATCCGTCACCCGCGTGCACTTCGTCGAGTGCTCGGGCAATGGGCGCGCCGCGTACCGCAGCCCCAAGCCCAACATGACGCCGCAGCAAGTCGACGGCATGTTCAGCAACAGCGAATGGACCGGCGTTCCGGTCGCGACGTTGTTTCGCGAGGTCGGCATCAAGCGTGAAGCCAAGTGGTTCCTCGCCGAGGGCGGCGATGCGTCCCTCCTCGCCCGGAGCATTCCGGTGAGCAAGGGTCGCGACGACGCGATGATCGCCTGGGCACAGAACGGCGAGCCGCTGCGACCCGAGCAGGGCTTCCCCATTCGCCTGCTGCTGCCGGGCTACGAAGGCAACACCAACGTGAAATGGCTGCGTCGCATCAAGCTCGGCACCGAGCCGTTCATGACGCGCTGGGAGACGTCGAAGTACACCGATCCGCTGCCGGGCGACAAGGTGCGCCAGTTCAGCTTCGAGATGGACGCGAAGTCGATCATCACATCGCCCGCCTATCCTGAAAAGCTGACGGGCCCGGGATGGTGGCGCATTTCCGGTCTCGCCTGGACGGGTCGGGGAAAGATCGCGCACGTCGACGTGAGCACCGACGGCGGAAGGACGTGGAGCAACGCCGAGCTGCTCACGCCGCTCACGAACAAGTCGGCGGTGCGCTTCGAGTACATGTGGCAGTGGGACGGTCATGAGACTTTACTCATGAGCCGGGCGGTGGACGATCAGGGCTATGTGCAGCCGACGATGTCGCAGCTCGTGAAGGTGCGCGGACCGGGCACCGACTACCACTTCAATCCCATCCGTGCCTGGCGCGTGGCGTCCGACGGCACCGTGACCTTCGAGGCGAACACGTGAGACGCATTCTTCTGCTGCTGCTCGCGCTGGCCCCCCTGAGCGCGACGGCCTGCAAGTTCGACACGCGCGACGACTACCTGGGCGACAAGGATCCGCGCCACTTCTCGCTCGGCCACACGCCGTCCGCCGAAACGATCGCGGCGGAGAACATCGACGTGTCGCCGAACGGCGACGGGTTGCCGGCCGGGAGCGGAACGGCGGCGCAGGGCGCGGGTGTGTTCGCGGCCAACTGCGCGTCGTGTCACGGCGCGAACGGCGAGGGCAAGGGCGCGGCGTACCCGCAGTTGGTCGGCGGGCCCAAGGGTACGTTCAACTTCGCGAGCGATTACAAGATCCCGCGCACGATCGGCAACTACTGGCCGTACGCGACGACCTTGTACGGCTATATCCGCCGCGCGATGCCGCTCACGGCGCCCGGATCGCTGAGCGCGGATCAGACGTACGCGGTGGTGGCGTTCCTGTTGAATCGCGAGGGGCTGATTCCGGACAGCGCGACGATGAATGCCGGGACGTTGCCGGCGGTCGCGATGCCGGCGCGGTCGCATTTCGTGGTCGACGACCGTCGTGGGTCGATCGGCGGGGACCGCGTGCGTTAGCTGGTGGGCCGGTGGGTGCCGGAGGTCGGATAGACAAGATCTGACATTTTGTCCACTTCACTGTTGTGGAATTGCTCCGACCGCTTCATATTCGGCCCACGTAGGTTCCCCGCAGTTCCGGTCACGGATCCGACGACGGGTCCCCCGCGGAGTCAACAACCCCATGGTTCCACCGAGCAGTGTGGCCGCCGCTTTGGCGGTCCTCCCCGCGGATGGCGCTGAGCCACGCGTCATCCAGCAGTTCACGTCGGTGTTTCTCGTCAGCCGCTACGGCGAGCTGTGGCGAGTCTACGACAGCGCATCGCCGGACGGTAGCGAGCGCAGGATGCCTTCGGCATCATCCAAACTTCCGTATCGCCTGTTCATCGCGCTCGCGCGCAAGTTCGACGTGCGCGCCTACGCGTTCTCGGCGAATGAATCCCCGGACATCGATCCGGATTCGCTGCAGCGGCAGCTCGACTTGACCTAGGCGCTGGGCGCTGGGCGCTGGGCGCTGGGCGCTGGGCGTGAACGGCTAACGCCGATGCGACGTTTTTGTCGCCGTTTGCCGTTCCGCCCATACGCCCATACGCCCATACGCCCATACGCCCTATTTCAAATTTCTCCTAAAAAACCCCCACACCCGATTCCACGAATCGATCTGTTCGGGCGAGTCGTCACGCGCAAGCGTCTCGGGATTCACGCGGCGGCTGAACGTGTGGCCGCAGCCTGAGCGCCCGGGCGGCGGATTCACGTAGATCTTCGTCTCCGCCAGCTCCGGCTTGAGCGCGCGGAGCGTGTACACCATCTGCTGGTTTTCGCGGAAGAACACGTCGCAGTCGTTGGTCGCCACGTGCACGAGGATCGGCACCTTGAGATTCTCGACGTGAAAGACGGGCGACCGCTCCATGTACACGTCGATGCAGCTGCGGTCGTGCTGCTCGCCGCAGCCCGACTCCCAGGGCATGCCGTGAATGCCTTCCTCGGCCGCATAGTCGCGGGCATAACCCGGGCCGTGATCAGAGAGTCTGAATATCAGATTCGTCACAGGCACCATCGCCGCGCCGGCCTTGAACGGATTGTCGGCGCGAAAGAGGATGTGCGCCGTGATGAACCCGCCGTGGCTGAACCCGATGATGCCCAGCCGCTTCATGTCCACGTACGGCAGCGTCGCGAGGTAGTCGACCGACGAGAGGACGTCGTCCACCTCCTTGCCGCCGTAATCGATCTTCCGCATCCACTCGTCGCCATAGCCCGTGCTGCCGCGATAGTCCGGAGCCAGCACGACGTACCCCTGCTTCACCGCTTCGATCACCCACGGAAAGACGTCGAGATCCCAATCGGCGTGCAGCCCCTGATGCACCCAGACGAGCACGGGATGCTTCGCCGACCCCTTGTTGATCGGCGAGTACAGATACGCCGGGATCTCGAGCCCGTCCGGCCGGCTCTTGTATTTGATTTTCTGAAACTCGTAATTGCCCGGCGCGTGCGCGGTGTAGATACTGTCGTTGACACGTTTGCGCTCGATGTCGCGTTCGCACTGCTGTGGCGAACAGCCGCGCAAATCACCCGGATCGCGGCTGACGTACAGCTCGCGCGCGCGCGTCGAGTCCATCGGTCCCATCCATGGGCGGCCACCACCGCCGCGTCGCCCCGCCGCCGCGCCGCGTCCGCGCCCATTGGCCGTGTCCTGCGCCAGCATCGGCGCCGCCGCCACACCGAGCAGCAGCGCCGAGATGATCAGTTTTTTCATGAAAACGAGCCTCGAAGATTCCGTGTCGGGCTGCGAATGTACCACGGATCGGCGCGCGCGGCAGCCTGCCGCTGCGGTGCCGCTGCGGTGCCGCCGCGGTGCCGCTGCGGTGCCGCCGCCCTGCCGTTGCCGTTCCGCGAGATTACTGCGTCGCCGTGCCCGACTCCGATGGCGATGCCCAGGCGCCGACGTTCACGTCGACCGGCAGCTTGATGTTCGCGACGCTGCGCGCCACGTCGATCACGCCCTGCCACATGCCGGCGAACGCGTAGCCCACGTCCTGCGGTGCGCGGCCCGTATCGAAGCCCTTGCCGCCCGCGATCCAGAAGCGCGGCTCGTCGGTGCGGCCCGCCGCCTTGAAGTCCTGCATGACGTCGTCGTAAATCGACTGCGCGTTGTGCTCGTGCGCGTAGAAGCCCGGCACATACACGCCGTTCGCGAGCATGCGCGCCGTCCATGCGCGATAGTACGCGCGCATCGCGTCGGGAATCGTCTCCATCCGCTCCAAGTCGAGAAACACGACGGCGCCCGGCGGAAATCCCTCGGCCTTCGTCTTCGCGGTCGCGTCATCCGCGTTCAACGTTCCCTCGGCGGCGCTCACGAGATCCGTCGAGCAGTCGCTCTTCTTCCGCTGCGCATCGGCCTGCGCGGCCGTCAGCGGGCGCGGCGTCTTGCCCCACGTTTGCTCGCCGACGTAGACGACGGCCATCCCCCAGCCCATCGCGACGAGCGTGTCGCGTTTGCCCGTCCACGATTTGTCGTCATGACACGGCGAGGGCAGATAGTAGCCGACCCATGAGTACGGCGAGCCCGGCGTGTTCTTCCACGTCTTCATCGTGGCGGTGCCGGGATACGTGTGCGTGTCGAAGCCCACGTAGTGCCCCTTCTCGTAATTATTCGCGATCGGAGCATCCTGGCCGGTCACGGCCGCGGCCGCCTGCGCGACTTTGGCGGCGACGTCGGCGACGGTCGACTTCGTCGTATCGCGAGCCGGCTCCGTTGTGCTTGCTCCGCAGGCCGCCGCAAACGCGAAGGCGGCTGAAACGAAGATTCGTATGGTCCTGCTCGTTCCCACCGTGGCTGCGCGACGGATCATACGGATCTTCTAACGCAATCGCCGTTCTCCCACGCGGCTCTGGACTCGACTAAATCGTGTCCTTGGCGAGTTGAGCGATGACGTCTTTGCCGAGTTTTACGCCCTCGTTCGCCAGGCGGTCCAGCGAAAGCAGGTTCGGAAAATAGATGAACGAGACGTCTCGCCGGAGCGCGCCCGTGCGCGCGTCGTAGAACGCCG
It encodes:
- a CDS encoding aspartate aminotransferase family protein, coding for MQNASALGESSLDELWMPFTANRAFKKAPRMLVSAKGMYYTDADGRQILDGTAGLWCVNAGHCREPITAAIREQAGIMDYAPPFQMGHPLAFELARKLAAIMPGDLDRVFFGNSGSEAVDSALKIALAYWQAKGQLQRTRFIGRARGYHGVGFGGIAVGGIEANRKQFAAQLLPGIDHLPHTHDAARNAFSKGQPAHGAELANALEDMVAKHGAETIAAVIVEPMAGSTGVLVPPKGYLERLREICDAHGILLIFDEVITGFGRLAAPFAATRFNVVPDMLTVAKGVTNATVPMGAVAVRNQIYDAVVNGTNAGIELFHGYTYSGHPLAAAAGLATLEVYRSEGLFERAASLESYWADAVHSLRGAPHVIDIRNIGLVAGIELEARPNAAGARGFESFLKCFESGVMIRSTADTLALSPPLIIEKQQIDQLVDAVSKAVRQVA
- a CDS encoding c-type cytochrome gives rise to the protein MRKPVGRRSVTLAIGGIIAVAASCTLQDSSKGADSANVVTGATGSRARGWNPETWRPPVVDSTPDDPFEVSVFRGLSIITHVHDSLPAYTNSNLNCTSCHLDEGRRGNAAPLVGVFARFPKYMDRSNAVVPIEDRINYCFTRSLAGSKLPADSREMQDIVAYLAYISRGVPNGEHVKDEGMAKMPPMTGDSARGRTVFVDNCARCHGNNGGGMGPIPALWGPRSFSIGASMARVERAASFIRHNMPWDRPGTLTDAQAYDVAAYITSLPRPDSPGKETDWPQGGAPADVPYGTKGHKAFHPPKLIPRTTNPSAAIVAAPASVLRR
- the soxC gene encoding sulfite dehydrogenase, whose amino-acid sequence is MSDPSISRRALLAGAATAAGGVLLTNLPLDAQQQAAHIAQQPAGPTQSPPDPTKAPGTPTTAVGERSPFVQPQRAPVGEITGTTLTPLQDLAGTITPSDLHFARIHAGIPTIDPAKHTLLIHGLVDRPLELTMADLKRFPSVTRVHFVECSGNGRAAYRSPKPNMTPQQVDGMFSNSEWTGVPVATLFREVGIKREAKWFLAEGGDASLLARSIPVSKGRDDAMIAWAQNGEPLRPEQGFPIRLLLPGYEGNTNVKWLRRIKLGTEPFMTRWETSKYTDPLPGDKVRQFSFEMDAKSIITSPAYPEKLTGPGWWRISGLAWTGRGKIAHVDVSTDGGRTWSNAELLTPLTNKSAVRFEYMWQWDGHETLLMSRAVDDQGYVQPTMSQLVKVRGPGTDYHFNPIRAWRVASDGTVTFEANT
- a CDS encoding cytochrome c; this translates as MRRILLLLLALAPLSATACKFDTRDDYLGDKDPRHFSLGHTPSAETIAAENIDVSPNGDGLPAGSGTAAQGAGVFAANCASCHGANGEGKGAAYPQLVGGPKGTFNFASDYKIPRTIGNYWPYATTLYGYIRRAMPLTAPGSLSADQTYAVVAFLLNREGLIPDSATMNAGTLPAVAMPARSHFVVDDRRGSIGGDRVR
- a CDS encoding alpha/beta fold hydrolase, which encodes MKKLIISALLLGVAAAPMLAQDTANGRGRGAAAGRRGGGGRPWMGPMDSTRARELYVSRDPGDLRGCSPQQCERDIERKRVNDSIYTAHAPGNYEFQKIKYKSRPDGLEIPAYLYSPINKGSAKHPVLVWVHQGLHADWDLDVFPWVIEAVKQGYVVLAPDYRGSTGYGDEWMRKIDYGGKEVDDVLSSVDYLATLPYVDMKRLGIIGFSHGGFITAHILFRADNPFKAGAAMVPVTNLIFRLSDHGPGYARDYAAEEGIHGMPWESGCGEQHDRSCIDVYMERSPVFHVENLKVPILVHVATNDCDVFFRENQQMVYTLRALKPELAETKIYVNPPPGRSGCGHTFSRRVNPETLARDDSPEQIDSWNRVWGFFRRNLK
- a CDS encoding glycoside hydrolase domain-containing protein translates to MIRRAATVGTSRTIRIFVSAAFAFAAACGASTTEPARDTTKSTVADVAAKVAQAAAAVTGQDAPIANNYEKGHYVGFDTHTYPGTATMKTWKNTPGSPYSWVGYYLPSPCHDDKSWTGKRDTLVAMGWGMAVVYVGEQTWGKTPRPLTAAQADAQRKKSDCSTDLVSAAEGTLNADDATAKTKAEGFPPGAVVFLDLERMETIPDAMRAYYRAWTARMLANGVYVPGFYAHEHNAQSIYDDVMQDFKAAGRTDEPRFWIAGGKGFDTGRAPQDVGYAFAGMWQGVIDVARSVANIKLPVDVNVGAWASPSESGTATQ